The following coding sequences are from one Pseudonocardia sp. HH130630-07 window:
- a CDS encoding DUF503 domain-containing protein codes for MYVGALECDVLLGDVHSLKQKRSVVRPLLAELRRFEVAVAEAGHLDLHRRALIGVSCVAADAGHVTELLDRCERLIAARPELELLSAGTRLYGPED; via the coding sequence GTGTACGTCGGAGCACTGGAGTGCGACGTCCTGCTGGGTGACGTCCACTCGCTGAAACAGAAGCGGTCGGTGGTGCGCCCGCTGCTGGCCGAACTGCGCCGGTTCGAGGTCGCGGTGGCCGAGGCCGGGCACCTGGACCTGCACCGCAGGGCGTTGATCGGGGTGAGCTGCGTGGCCGCCGACGCCGGGCACGTCACGGAGCTCCTCGACCGGTGCGAGCGGCTGATCGCCGCCCGTCCGGAACTGGAACTGCTGTCCGCCGGGACGCGGCTCTACGGGCCGGAGGACTGA
- the rbfA gene encoding 30S ribosome-binding factor RbfA, whose amino-acid sequence MVDQARARKLAKRISQIVAEALEHEVKDPRLSMVTITDTRVTGDLREATVFYTVMGESLEVAPDTAGAAAALQSAAGVLRTRVGQLTGVRHTPSLAFVPDEVPDSARRMEELLARTRESDAEVARLAASASPAGEADPYKAPRETEAE is encoded by the coding sequence ATGGTCGACCAGGCCCGCGCACGCAAGCTCGCCAAGCGCATCTCGCAGATCGTCGCGGAGGCACTCGAGCACGAGGTCAAGGACCCGCGCCTGTCGATGGTGACGATCACGGACACCCGGGTCACCGGGGACCTGCGTGAGGCGACGGTCTTCTACACCGTGATGGGGGAGTCGCTGGAGGTCGCGCCCGACACCGCCGGTGCCGCGGCCGCGCTGCAGAGCGCGGCGGGGGTGCTGCGCACCAGGGTCGGTCAGCTGACCGGCGTCCGGCACACGCCGAGCCTGGCCTTCGTCCCCGACGAGGTCCCGGACTCCGCCCGCCGGATGGAGGAGCTGCTGGCCCGCACCCGGGAGTCCGACGCCGAGGTGGCGCGACTGGCCGCGTCGGCGTCGCCGGCGGGGGAGGCCGACCCCTACAAGGCTCCGCGGGAGACCGAGGCGGAGTGA
- a CDS encoding DHH family phosphoesterase, with protein sequence MSAPTEHAESTGPGPGAVDPAGAAALLRTARGEVLVVGHVRPDADAAGSAIALATALRRSGVAAVVSFGGPDPVPEPLRALDPDGLVVAAADAPAAPDVLVCCDISSAPRIGDLAGRLDTARVSLAIDHHASFVPFAGHHLVDPAAAATVLLVREVIAELGIDLDRVLARALFAGLYTDTGGFRWGGATALRLGAELVDAGAEPRSLMRELSGTRPFGWLAAQAGVLAGARREPAGAGDRPLVWATIDPATAAQYRDQVITVVGQLLATAGDGVAALLTEVEPGSWSVSLRGSGDPDLSRVATALGGGGHPGAAGFERDGSRDELLGLLRGALAEREP encoded by the coding sequence GTGAGCGCGCCGACCGAGCACGCGGAGTCCACGGGCCCCGGGCCCGGTGCGGTCGACCCGGCCGGCGCCGCGGCGTTGCTGCGCACCGCCCGGGGCGAGGTCCTGGTCGTCGGGCACGTGCGGCCGGACGCGGACGCGGCGGGCAGTGCGATCGCGCTGGCCACCGCCCTGCGCCGGTCCGGTGTCGCGGCCGTCGTCTCCTTCGGCGGGCCCGACCCGGTCCCGGAGCCGTTGCGGGCGCTGGACCCCGACGGTCTCGTGGTCGCGGCGGCCGACGCGCCCGCGGCCCCGGACGTGCTCGTGTGTTGCGACATCTCCTCCGCCCCCCGGATCGGTGACCTGGCCGGGCGGCTGGACACCGCCCGGGTGTCACTGGCGATCGACCACCACGCGTCGTTCGTCCCGTTCGCCGGGCACCATCTCGTCGACCCGGCGGCCGCGGCGACCGTGCTGCTGGTCCGCGAGGTGATCGCCGAGCTCGGGATCGACCTGGACCGGGTGCTGGCCAGGGCCCTGTTCGCCGGGCTCTACACCGACACCGGCGGTTTCCGCTGGGGCGGTGCGACGGCGTTGCGGCTCGGCGCCGAGCTCGTCGACGCCGGTGCGGAACCGCGCAGCCTGATGCGGGAGCTGTCCGGGACCCGGCCGTTCGGCTGGCTGGCCGCGCAGGCCGGGGTACTGGCGGGGGCCCGCCGGGAGCCCGCCGGGGCCGGGGACCGGCCGCTGGTGTGGGCGACGATCGACCCGGCGACGGCGGCGCAGTACCGCGACCAGGTCATCACCGTCGTCGGCCAGCTGCTGGCCACCGCGGGCGACGGGGTCGCGGCCCTGCTCACCGAGGTCGAGCCCGGCAGCTGGTCGGTGTCGTTGCGCGGCAGCGGCGACCCGGACCTGTCCCGGGTCGCGACCGCGCTCGGCGGGGGCGGTCACCCGGGTGCCGCCGGGTTCGAGCGGGACGGCAGCCGCGACGAGCTGCTCGGGCTGCTGCGCGGCGCGCTCGCCGAGCGGGAGCCGTGA